The genomic DNA GTGAAGACCGCCGCGAGCACGAAGGTGACGGGGACCACTTTCGCGATGGTCTCGCCGAGCATCAGGGCGACTTCCATGGGCAGGCTCGACATCGTCGCCTCTCTCCGCGAATTCCAATCCTCTTACGCCTACTCCGTGAAATTTAAGGGAGGATGAAGCGGCCGCTGCGCTGGCGATGCATCTGGAACCGGAGAGAATTGAAGCCCGGCTTTAAGGCGAAATTCACTCTGGACCAAAGCATCTCGCCAGAAGCCGGTTTGCGCGATCGAATTAACTCTACCGAAAGAGCTCGGCTCCCATGTTCACCGCGTCATAGACAGCGCCGAACGAGGCGATCCCAACCGAATGGAGTTTTGTTCATGAAGAACTTGATTGCGCGTTTTGCGAAGGATGAGTCCGGCGCCACCGCCATCGAATACGGCCTGATCGCCGCCGGCATCGCGCTGGCCATCATCACCGTCGTCAACAGCCTCGGCACCACGCTGAACGCCAAGTTCACCGCGATCAGCACCTCGCTGAAGTAAGCGACAAGCGAACGACGGCAAAAGCCCCGGACCTCCGGGGCCTTTGTTTTTCCGAAGACGGCGAGTTCCAGTGGCGTTGCGCGAGTACAGAACCGATGCCGCGGTCGCGGCGAACGAGGCGGTGGCGGCGCAGGCCGGCTCGCCGGTCTATTGGGTCTGCCTTGCGCTGCTGCTCGCGACGGTCGCACTCGCCGCCCGCATTGCCAGCCTCTGGTAGGCACGCGTTCCGCGGTTTCGGCCCCGCGTGCCCTTAGCTGCCGTTGTCGGTTTGTTTAGCAACTCGTGGCTAGACTCCGGCGACGCCAGTTCCCGCGGCAAACCCAGGCCTCAAGACGCAGCCCATGATCCTCGACCTTGCGCGCCTTCTGCTCTTCCCTGCCCTGATGGCGTTCGCCGCCGCGAGCGATCTCTTCACGATGACGATCTCGAACCGCGTGTCGCTGGCGCTGGTCGCAGGCTTCTTCGCGCTCGCCCTCGCCGGTGGCATGGCACCTTACGAGATGCTCAGTCATGTCGGCGCCGGCGCGCTGCTGCTGGTCATTGCCTTTGCTTGCTTTGCAATGGGCTGGATGGGCGGCGGCGATGCCAAGGTCGCCGCCTCCGTCGCGCTGTGGTTTGGTTTCACGCCCCTGATGGACTTCCTACTCTACGCCTCGTTGTTCGGCGGCGCGCTGACGCTGCTGCTGCTCCAGTTCCGGCAATGGCCCCTGCCTTACGGCCTTGCGGGACAGGCTTGGCTTGCACGGCTGCACGACAAGCAAACCGGCATTCCTTACGGCATCGCGCTCACGCTTGGCGCGCTGATGGTCTACCCGGAGACCGAATGGGTGAAGGCGATCGACCTCGCCCACCTCGCACTGCGCTGAACGCGCCGGGTAAACCCGGCGTTAAGGCGATTTAGATACGCCTCATTAACCATGCTTTGACGAATAGCTGGTCAACTGCCGATTACGGCGGCGGCAGCGTCGCGGCGTCTTGTTGGAAAGTGAAGCGTATGAATAGGGCACGCATTGTCGTCCTGACGGTCGCCATCTGCGCCGGCGGTGTCGCCGCGTACCTGGCGAGCGGCTCGGACCAATCTGCGCCGCCTCCGGCGGCTCCGGTCGCACAGCTTCCAACCGTCGACGTTCTCGTGGCCAAGAACGACATCGGCCTCGGCCAGACCGTGAAGCCGGAAGACGTGCAATGGCAGACCTGGCCGGCCGCGACCGCCAGCGCCACCTTCATTCGCCGCAACGAGCGTCCCGAGGGCGCGACCCAGGTTGCCGGTTCCATCGCCCGCGCCCCCTTCATTCAAGGTGAGCCGATCCGCGACCAGAAGCTGGTCAAGGCCGAAGGCTCCGGCTTCATGGCGGCAATCCTGCCCACCGGCATGCGGGCGATCTCGACCGAGATCTCGCCGGAAACCGGCGCGGGCGGCTTCATCCTGCCCAACGATCGCGTCGACGTCCTTTTGACGCGCCGGCTGAAGAACCCGGACCAGACCAGCGGCGCCCCCGACGTCGTCACCTCCGAGATCATCCTGGCCAATATCCGCGTCCTGGCCATCGACCAGGCGCCAAAGGAGAAGGACGGCCAGAACGCGGTGGTCGGCAAGACCGTCACCCTCGAGCTCAATCCCGCGCAGACCGCGACACTCTCCGCGGCCCGCCAGAGCGGAACGCTGTCGCTGGCGCTGCGCAGCATCGTCGACGTCAAGATGAGCGAAATCACGCTCGATGATTCCGCGCAGAAGCGGGACGGTATTTCGATCATTCGCTACGGCATTCCAAGTCAGACGGCGAAAGCACGATGAAGACAGTCGATATGAAGCACAGGGTGGATTTGACGACGATGCGAACCTCGGCGGTTCGCGCCCTGTCGTTTTCGGCCGCTTTCGCGCTGGCGCTCAACCCGGTGCTGAACCCCGTGGTCGCCGCCGATTACCGTCCCGTGGCCTCGGCCGCCGCGGACGGCCAGATGAACGCGCGCTTCCTCTCGCTCGGCGTCGGCAAATCCATCGTGATCGACCTGCCGCGCGACATCAAGGATGTGCTGGTCGCCGATCCCAAGATCGCCAACGCGGTGGTCCGCTCGGCGCAGCGCGCCTATATCATCGGTGCCACGGTCGGCCAGACCAACATCGTGTTCTTCGATTCCGCGGGGCAGCAGATCGCGGCCTATGACATCGCGGTCAAGCGCGACCTCAACGGCGTGCGCGCCGCGCTGAAGCAGATCCTGCCCAATTCGGACATTCAAATCGACGGGCTCGGCGACGGCATTGTCCTGACCGGCACGGCGGCGAATCCGATGGAGGCGCAGCAGGCCAACGATCTCGCGGCGCGCCTGGCCGGCGGCGCCGACAAGGTCGTGAACTCGATCGTGGTGCGCGGCCGCGACCAGGTCATGCTCAAGGTGACGGTCGCGGAAGTCCAGCGCACCATCGTCAAGCAGCTCGGCATCGACCTGAGCGCCAGCCTCAACTACGGCACGTCGGTGGTGAGCTTCACCAACTCCAATCCGTTCACGGCTCTCGGCAAGAACCTCGTGGACGGCAACAATTTGACGACGAAGTTCGGCGGCGCGTCGTCGGTGCAGGCCACCCTGCGCGCGATGGAAACCGCGGGCGTGATCCGCACGCTGGCCGAACCGAACCTGACCGCAATCTCCGGTGAATCGGCGACGTTCATCGCCGGCGGTGAATTCCCGGTCCCGGCAGGCTATGCGTGCGACCCCACCACCCATGTCTGTACCACCCAGATCAGCTTCAAGAAGTTCGGCATCTCGCTCAACTTCACCCCCGTGGTGCTGAGCGAAGGCAAGATCAGCCTGCGCGTGATGACCGAGGTCTCGGAGCTCTCGAACGAAAACGCGATCACGCTGTCGCAGGCCGTCACCTCGACCTCGGTGAATTCGCTGACGGTGCCCTCGATCAGGACCCGCCGCGCGGAGACCTCGCTGGAAATTCCCTCCGGCGGCGCGATGGCGATGGCCGGCCTGATCCAGCAGCAGACCAAGCAGGCCATCAGCGGCCTGCCGGGACTGATGCAGCTCCCGGTCCTCGGCACGCTGTTCCGCAGCCGCGACTTCGTCAACAACGCGACCGAGCTGGTCGTGATCGTGACCCCCTATGTCGTTCGCGCGGTGGCGCCAAAGGACCTGTCGCGACCGGATGACGGCTTCACCCCGCCTGCGGATCCTCAGGCCCAGCTGCTCGGCAACATCAACCGCATCTACGGCGTGCCCGGCCGGACCGAACCGGCCAAGAACTACCGCGGCACTTACGGCTTCATTACCGACTGATGCGAAACGGGGATTCACGATGATCACAAGACCACCCCAGCTTCGCAAACGCGCCATTCGCCTCGGCGGTGCGCTCGTCGGCATGGCGCTCGCACTCGGCGGCTGCCAACACGACGAGGTCGTTACCGCCTCCATTCCGGACGACTACAAGCAGCGCCATCCGATCGCGATCGAGGAGCAGAACCGCTCGATCGTCGTCTTCGTCGGCCATGCCCGCGGCGGCTTGACCGCTGCCCAGCGCGCCGACGTGATGGGCGTCGCATCGGCTTGGTTGCACGAGGGGACAGGCGCCATCCGCATCGACGTGCCGTCCGGCACGCCCAATGCGCGTCCGGTCGCGGACTCAATGCGCGAAATCCAGGCGATGCTGGCCGGGGCAGGCGTTCCGCCGCGGGGCATCAATGTTCGCCCCTACCAGCCCGACGACAAGCGCTTCCTGCCGCCGATCCGCCTCACCTATTCCAAGGTCGCCGCGATCGCGGGCCCCTGTGGCCTGTGGCCCGACGACATCGGCCCTTCGATCAAGAACAAGACCTGGTTCGAGAACAAGGACTACTACAATTACGGCTGCGCCTATCAGCGCAACCTCGCCGCGATGGTCGACAATCCGTCGGACCTCGAGCAGCCACGACCTGAAACGCCGTCCTACACGCCCCGGCGCATCACCGGCTTCGAGAAGTATCGCAAGGGAACGACGAGCGCGACCACCTATCCCGAGGCCGACAAGGCCAAACTCAGCGATACCGGCAAATGATCAGCTACGCTCGCCAGACACAAGAAGAGCAGCCGGACGCAGCGCTTCCGCCGGTCGAGGAGCATATTGCGCCTGCGCCCCGCGTCTCGGTCCAGGCCTTCTGCGAGACCGTGGAAACCGCTGCCGCGGTCCAGTCGGCCGGCGAGGATCGCCGTCTCGGCAAGGCCCACCTCAAGATCCAGATGGGCGGCATGGCGGCCGCGATCGAAGCCTACCGCTCGGCTCCCACCCCGAACGTGATCGTGCTCGAGAGCGACGGCCGCAACGACCTGCTGGGCGGGCTCGACCACCTCGCCACCGTCTGCGACGCCGGCACCCGCGTGGTCGTGATCGGCCGCATCAACGACGTCATGCTCTACCGCGAGCTGGTGCGCCGCGGCGTCAGCGACTATGTGCTCGCGCCGGTCGGCGCGATCGACGTCGTTCGCTCGATCTGCAACCTGTTCTCGGCGCCGGAAGCCAAAGCGGTCGGCCGCATCATCGCCGTGGTCGGCGCCAAGGGCGGCGTCGGGGCGTCCACGATCTCCCACAACGTCGCCTGGGCGATCGCACGCGACCTCGCAATGGACGCCGTCGTCGCCGATCTCGACCTCGCCTTCGGCACCGCCGGGCTCGACTACAACCAGGATCCGCCGCAGGGCATTGCCGACGCCGTGTTCTCGCCCGACCGGGTCGACACCGCCTTCATCGACCGCCTGCTGTCGAAATGCACCGACCATCTCAGCCTGCTGGCGGCGCCGGCGACGCTCGACCGGGTCTATGATTTCGGCACCGACGCCTTCGACTCCGTGTTCGACACGCTGCGCTCCACCATGCCCTGCATCGTGCTCGACATCCCGCACCAATGGTCGGGCTGGACCAAGCGCGCCTTGATCGGAGCCGACGACATCCTGATCGTGGCCGCCCCTGACCTCGCCAATCTGCGCAATACCAAGAACCTGTTCGATCTGCTGAAGGCGGCGCGCCCCAACGACCGGCCGCCGCTCTACTGCCTGAACCAGGTCGGCGTGCCGAAAAGGCCCGAAATCGCCGCCGCGGAGTTCGCCAAGGCGATCGAGAGCCAGCCGATCGTCTCGATCCCGTTCGAGCCGCAGATCTTCGGCTCGGCGGCCAACAACGGCCAGATGATCGCGGAGATCTCCGCCAACCACAAGTCGATCGAGATGTTCCTTCAGATCGCCCAGCGCCTGACCGGCCGCAGCGAGACCAAGAAGCAAAAGTCTTCCCTGCTTTCACCCCTGATTGACAAGTTGCGGGGAAAATAGACCCCCGCGTGGAGTTGTTAAGTGTTCGGTAAGCGTAGCGGAACAGACACCGACCTTCGGGCGCCCAAGCCCGGCGCCGTGTCGCTCGAGCCTGCCCAGGCTCCGGCGCCGACGGTGTCGCGCGCCCCGCCTCCGCCGGCCGTCGCCTCGCCGCCGCTTGCCCCGGTCAAGGCTCCGCCGCCTCCCCCCATGGAGAGCCGGCGTTCGGACAATTACTACGAGGTCAAGGCGACCATCTTCGGCGCGCTGATCGAGGCGATCGACCTCGCCCAGCTCGCCAAGCTGGACTCGGAATCCGCGCGCGAGGAAATCCGCGACATCGTCAACGAGATCATCGCGATCAAGAACATCGTGATGTCGATCGCCGAGCAGGAAGAGCTGCTCGACGACATCTGCAACGACGTCCTGGGTTACGGTCCGCTGGAGCCGCTGCTGTCGCGCGACGATATCGCCGACATCATGGTCAATGGCGCCAACACCGTCTACATCGAGGTCGCCGGCAAGATCCAGCGCACCGGCATTCGCTTCCGCGACAACCAGCAGCTCCTCAACATCTGTCAACGCATCGTCAGCCAGGTCGGCCGGCGCGTCGACGAATCCTCGCCGATCTGCGACGCGCGCCTCGCCGACGGCTCGCGCGTCAACGCCATCGTGCCGCCGCTGTCGATCGACGGCCCGACACTCACCATCCGCAAGTTCAAGAAGGACAAGCTGACGCTCGATCAGCTCGTCAAGTTCGGCGCGATCTCGCCGGAAGGCGCCGAGATCCTCCAGATCATCGGCCGCGTCCGCTGCAACGTGCTGATCTCCGGCGGCACCGGCTCCGGAAAGACCACGCTGCTGAACTGTCTGACCAATTACATCGAGCACGACGAGCGCGTCATCACCTGCGAGGACGCCGCCGAGCTCCAGCTCCAGCAGCCCCATGTGGTGCGGCTGGAAACCCGCCCGCCCAATATCGAGGGCGAGGGTCAGGTCACCATGCGCGAGCTGGTACGCAACTGCCTGCGTATGCGGCCCGAACGCATCATCGTCGGCGAAGTCCGCGGACCCGAGGCGTTCGACCTGCTGCAGGCCATGAACACCGGTCATGACGGCTCGATGGGCACGCTGCACGCCAACAACCCGCGCGAAGCCCTGTCGCGCTGCGAATCCATGATCACGATGGGAGGCTTCTCGCTTCCCTCGCGGACCATTCGCGAGATGATCTGCGCCTCGATCGACGTCATCGTCCAGGCCGCGCGCCTGCGCGACGGCTCGCGCCGCATCACCCACATCACCGAGGTGATGGGCATGGAAGGCGACACCATCATCACCCAGGACATCTTCCTCTACGACATGATCGGTGAGGACGCCAACGGCAAGATCATCGGCCGCCACCGCTCGACCGGTATCGGCCGCCCGAGGTTCTGGGAACGCGCCCGCTATTACGGCGAGGAGAAGCGCCTTGCCGCCGCGCTCGACGCCGCGGAAGTGGCGCCGACGACGTGAGCAGGTCAGCGCCATGAACATACAGGTCCTCGCCCTCGCATTTCTTGCCACCGCAGCGGTCGGCGGCATCGCCTGGGTCTTCCTCTATCCGCTGCTCTCCGGGGAACGGAAGGCGGAAGGCCGGCGCGCCTCGATCGCGCGCGCAGATGCGCCCGCGGCCAAGCAGAGCGAAAAGAGCCAGCGATCGCGCCGCGAGCAAGTCGAGACGTCTCTGAAGGATCTCGAGGCACGGCGTCAGCAGGAAAAGAGTGTTCCGCTCAATATCCGCTTGTCCCAGGCCGGCCTGGATTGGACGCCGCAGAAATTCTGGATTGTGTCCGCCGTGTTGGCGGGCGTGCTGTTCGCGGGAGCCCTGTTCGTCGGCGGTGGCCTGCTCGGCGCCGCCGGCCTGGCCTTTGCCGGAGGTTTGGGCCTGCCGCGCTGGGCCCTCGGCTTCCTGAAGAAGCGCCGGGAAAACCAATTCCTGAAGGCACTCCCCGACGCGGTCGACGTCATCGTCCGCGGCATCAAGGCAGGCCTGCCGCTGTTCGAATCGATCAAGGTCGTCGCTGCGGATGCACCAGAGCCGCTGCGCAGCGAGTTCCTCGCCATCATCGAAACGCAGGCGATCGGTATGCCCTTGGGCGAGGCATGCTCTCGGCTCTATGAGCGCATGCCGCTGCCCGAAGCCAACTTCTTCGGCATCGTCATCTCGATCCAGCAGAAATCAGGCGGCAACCTCTCGGAGGCGCTGGGCAACCTCTCCAAGGTGCTGCGCGACCGCAAGAAGATGAAAGAGAAGATCCAGGCAATGTCGATGGAAGCCAAGGCCTCGGCCGGCATTATCGGTTCGTTGCCGCCGATCGTGATGTTCCTCGTCTACCTCACGACGCCGCACTACATCTCGCTGCTTTGGACTCATCCCACCGGCCAGCTGATGCTGGTTGGCTGCGTCGTCTGGATGTCGATCGGCATCATGGTGATGAAAAAGATGATCAATTTCGACTTTTGACGGTGCCGTATGGTCGAGTTCCTCGTTTCGAAGCTTCATGACGTCCGCTTCATGACCATGTTGCTGGCGGCCATTGCCGCCAGCGCCACCGTCTATACGCTGGTGATGCCGCTGTTCGCCGGCGAGGGACTCTCCAAGCGCATGAAGGCGGTCGCGAGTGAGCGTGAGCGCATCCGGCAGCGCGAGCGTGAGCGCCTTCACAAGAACGAAAAGGTCTCGCTGCGCCAGACGCCGAAGCAGCTCGTCTCCAAGGTCGTGGAAGACTTCAACCTCACCAAATGGCTCGCGCAAGAGGCGGCGCGGGACAAGCTCATCATGGCCGGCTACCGCGGCCAGGCGCCCTACATCACCTTCCTGTTTGCCCGCATGGTCGCCCCGATCGTGCTCTTCGTCGGCTCGGTCATCTACGTCTTCGTGGTCGCGCACATGGATAAGCCGATGCCGATCAAGATCGGCATCTGCGTCGGCGCGGCCTATCTCGGCCTCCAGGCGCCGATGCTGTTCCTCAGGAATGCCATCTCCAAGCGCCAGCTCTCGATCAAGCGCGCCTTTCCCGATGCACTCGACCTGCTGCTGATCTGTATCGAATCCGGCATGTCGGTCGAAATGGCGTTCCGTAGGGTCGCCGTCGAAATCGTGGGACAGTCGATCGCGCTGTCGGAAGAGTTCACGCTGACCACGGCCGAGCTGTCCTACCTGCAGGATCGCAAGGTCGCCTATGAGAATTTGGCGCGGCGCACCGGGCTCGAGGGCGTCAAGTCGGTCTGTCTCGCGCTTCAGCAAGCGGAACGCTACGGCACACCCCTGGGTCAATCCTTGCGTGTCATGGCACAGGAAAACCGCGACATGCGCATGAACGAGGCCGAGAAGAAGGCCGCCGCGCTACCGCCGAAGCTGACGGTGCCGATGATCCTGTTCTTCCTGCCAGTGCTGTTCGTGGTCATTCTCGGACCGACCGGCATCAAGATCACCGAGATGCAGTGAGACGCGCCACTGACCGCAGGCGGTCCGCGAGACGATCTCGGCAGTTGAAGATCGGATCAGATCAGTCGGGCTGCCTGAGCGAGGCGACCGGGGTCCGCTTCGGCGCGCCGCGATGGCCGTCGCTGCGGCTCAGCATTTCCTTGAGATAGGTGACGTTGGCCGCGGCCTGATCCGGCGGCAGATCCGCCTTCACGATGGTTTCGGCCTCGGCGAAGCGACCCTGGAGACCGACGACGAGGCCGAGATTCTGGCGCACGCGGCTGCTGGCGCGCGGCGAGGCGTAGGCCTGCCGCAGCACCTCTTCGGCCTTGGGCAGATCCTTCGACAGCATGTAGGACAGGCCGAGATTGGAAAGCACGCCCGGATCACCCGGCGCGATCTTGAGCGCGCTTGCATAATAGGAGCGCGCCTCATCGTGACGGCCCATCTGGTCCAGCACGGTGCCCTGCACCGAGAGCAGGCGCCAGTCCGGATTGTCGGGCGCATGCGCTTTCGACAGCACGTCGTAGGCCTGCTGGAAATTGCCGTTGTCGGCGAGCGCGCGGCCGTATAGCGCGAGCAGCGCCTTGTTGCCGGGATTGGCGATGGTCGCCTGCTCGAGCACGGCGGCGGCCTGGGCGCGTTGACCGTTGGCACGCAAGGCCTGGCCATAGGCCAGCGCCGCTTCGGAGTCCTTGGGATTGGCGCGGTAGCGCTCGCCATAGACCTCGACGGCGCGCGCGGGATCGGTCGGAGCCGCCTCTGCCCGTGGTCCGCCGATCGAGCCCGTCACATCAGAGAGTTTCGACATGCCCGTGCAGCCGCCGAGGCCCATGGCCACCGCCGCGACCAGCGAAGTGGACGCAAGAAGCCGGGCAAGACTGAACCGTTGACGCATGACGCCTTGACTCTCGAGCCGATTGATCGAGCCGAACGCGCCAGCAATAGGCTGTTAACCCTAACGGCCGGTTAACGCCCCTTCCGGCCCCCGCTCTCGCGGCGGCGTTTACGGCCGGGCTTCACTGCCGAGGCCGAGCGACCTCGCCTGCCGTTCAGATCCCGCAGCAGTTGCCGTCTCAATATTCGATGGCAAGGCGCTTGCGGATTTCGTCGATGCGCTTGTCGAGCGCATCGAACCGCGCGTGGACGGAGCGGTCGTGAAGATAGAAGACGTAGCCGCCGGCAAGGAGCGCGAAGACCCAGTGGTGGTGCTCGACATAGCCAAAAATCGCCTCGATGGCATGGCCGACAAATGTGACCACGCTCCACACAAATTCCATTGCATTTCCTCCCGGCGCGCTTGTCGTCGGTCGCCGGATCTCCATTCCTGGCGGCCATTGCCGGAACCTAGCATGGCCCCCTTGCCGCGAGTAGCGGCTCGCCAGACGCTGACTGCAAAGCCGATTGCAGCCACGGCGAAACTCTGCGAAGTCTCGTCCGTTCGCACGACCCGTTTGATCCGACGATCCGGACCCGCCAATGCCTTCTGTCTTCGAGACGTCGCCCACCGCCATCCCGATCATTTTCGTCACGAAATCGAGCTGGGATCAGGTCGCCGAGACGTTGCCGCCGGCGCAGCGCCAGTTCGCCACCGCGAGCGCCTTTACCGCCAAGCCGGGCGGCTATCTCGCGCTGCCCGCGCCCGACGGCACGATCGCGCAAGTGCTGTTCGGCCTCGAGGACGATTCGACAAGATCGCGTGACCTGTTCCGGCCCGGCGCCCTGCCCGGCCTGCTGCCGCCGGGCATTTATCGCTTCGCCAATGCAGCACACGATACGCGGCTGGCCGCGCTCGCTTTTGCGCTGGGGTGCTACCGCTTCGCGCGCTACCGCAAGGCTGACAGGCCCGACGTCCGGCTGGTGCCGCCCGAAGGTGTCGACGCGACTGAAATCGACCGGATGGCGGACGCGGCAATGCTGGCGCGCGACCTCATCAACACGCCGTCCAACGACATGGGGCCCGAGGAACTGGCCGCCGCCGCGCAGGACCTCGCCGCGGAATTCGGCGCGAGCTTCGGCTGCACCATCGACGACGAGTTGGAGAAGCACTTCCCCCTGATCCACGCCGTCGGCATGGCATCGAGCCGCGCGCCGCGGCTGATCGACATCGGCTGGGGCGATCCTGCTCATCCCAAGGTCACGCTGGTCGGCAAGGGCGTCTGCTTCGACACCGGCGGGCTCGATCTGAAGCCGTCGAGCGGCATGCTGATCATGAAGAAGGACATGGGCGGCGCCGCCAACGTGCTGGCGCTGGCGCGCATGGTGATGGATGCGAAGCTGAAGGTGCGGCTGCGCGTGCTGATTCCGGCGGTCGAGAACGCGGTCGCCGGCAATGCCTTCCGTCCGCTTGATATCTTCACCTCGCGCAAGGGCATCACCGTCGAGATCGGCAACACCGACGCGGAAGGCCGCCTGGTGCTCGCCGACGCGCTGGCGCTGGCCGACGAGGAGAAGCCCGACCTGCTGATCGATTTGGGCACGCTGACCGGCGCGGCGCGTGTCGCGCTGGGACCGGATCTGCCGCCCTTTTACACCAATGACGAGACCCTTGCCGCCGACCTTTCGCGCTGCGCGGTGAAGGAGAACGATCCGTTGTGGCGCATGCCGCTGTGGGCGCCTTACGATAAATGGCTGGACTCCAAGACGGCCACCATCACGAACGCGCCATCGGGCGGCTTTGCCGGCTCGATCACCTGCGCACTGTTCTTGCAGCGCTTCGTCGAGCATGCCGACAGCTGGCTGCATGTCGACATCTATGGCTGGACACCGTCGGCGAAGCCCGCGCGTCCCGAAGGCGGCGAGTGCCAGGCCGCACGCGCCATCTACACCTTGCTGAGCGAGCGCTATGCATGATCCACAATACGATCCGCGGCTGACGCCGGCCCGGGGCGACCTCGCCGCGAAATATCTCGAAGGCAAGGTGGCGGCGGATCGCTTCGTCACCGGCGAGGAATGCGAGGTGATCGAGCCCGTCGCGCCGGTGCGCGAGCAGCCGTCGTCGAACGCGATGCTGATGACGGAGGCCCTGCGCGGCGAACGCGTCACCATCTACGACCGCAACGGCGAGGGCTGGACCTGGGGCCAGCTCAATGGCGACGGCTATGTCGGCTGGCTGCCCGACGCGGCGCTCGCGAAGCCCACGGCGGGCCCGACCCACAAGGTCAGCGCCCTCAGGACGTTTGCCTTCCCCGGCCCCTCGATCAAGCTGCCGCCGGCCGACACGCTGGTCATGGGATCCAGGCTCGCCGTGGCGCGCGAGGATGGCAGCTTCGCCGTGACGTGCGACGGCAAATATCTGCCGAAGACGCATATTGCTCCGCTCGATCATCGCGAACCGGACTTCGTCGCGGTCGCCGATCGCTTCGTCGGCACGCCCTATCTCTGGGGCGGCAAGAGCAGTCTTGGCATCGATTGCTCCGGCCTCGTCCAGGTCTCGTTGACAGCAGCGGGGATCGGCTGCCCGCGCGACAGCGACATGCAACTGGCCGGTCTCGGCCGCGCACTGGAGCCGTATGAGCGAAGCCGCTTGCAGCGCGGCGATCTGATCTTCTGGAAGGGCCACGTCGCGATCGTCCGCGACGGCAGCACGATGGTTCATGCCAACGCGCATCACATGGCGACAATGATCGAGCCGATCGAGCCGGCCATTGCGCGGATCAGGCAGGCCGGCAGCGAGGTCGTCGCGATCAAGCGGCTCTGACGGGGGCTTACGTCGCCACCGACCCGTTCCCGGCAGTCTCCAGCCGGAACGCCGCCGCGAACAACGCACGCGTGTAGTCCGTCTTCGGATTCTTGAACAGCTCGGCGGCCTGCCCCTCCTCCACGACCTTGCCGCCGCGCATCACGATCAAATGGCTCGCCAGCGAGGCGACGACGCGCAAATCGTGCGAGATGAACATGTAGGTGAGTTCGCGCTTGCGCTGCAGCTCGCGCAGCAGATCGACCATCTGCGCCTGGAACAGCATGTCGAGCGCGCTGGTCGGCTCGTCCAGCACGACGAAATCCGGCTCCAGCACCACCGCGCGTGCGATCGAGATGCGCTGGCGCTGACCGCCGGAGAATTCGTGGGGATAGCGGTAGCGGGTGTCGGGCTTCAGCCCGACGTCTTCCAGCGCCTTGACGACACGCACCTCGCGCTCCTCGCGCGACAGATTTGGCTGATGAACGGTGAGACCTTCGGCGATGATGTCGGCGACCGACATGCGCGGCGAGAGTGAGCCGAATGGATCCTGGAACACGATCTGCATGTCGCGCCGGAAGGGGCGCATCTCCTTGAAGCGCAGGCCCTGGATGTCATTTCCCAGGAACACGATGCGCCCGTTCGAGGAGATCAAGCGCAACAGCGCCAGTCCCAGCGTAGTCTTGCCCGAGCCGGATTCACCGACGACGCCGAGCGTCTCGCCCTTGCGCACCGCGATGCTGACGCCGTCGACCGCCTTGATGTGGCCGACCGTCTTGCGCATCAGGCCGCGCTTGATCGGAAACCAGACCTTCAAATCATCGGCCGACATCACCACCGGCGCATCCGGCTGCGGCGGCGCCGGATCCGGCTTCGGCTCCGCCGCGAGCAAATCGCGCGTATAGGGATGCTTCGGTGCCTTGAAGACCTGCTCGACCGGCCCCTGCTCGACGA from Bradyrhizobium sp. CCBAU 53351 includes the following:
- a CDS encoding CpaF family protein; protein product: MFGKRSGTDTDLRAPKPGAVSLEPAQAPAPTVSRAPPPPAVASPPLAPVKAPPPPPMESRRSDNYYEVKATIFGALIEAIDLAQLAKLDSESAREEIRDIVNEIIAIKNIVMSIAEQEELLDDICNDVLGYGPLEPLLSRDDIADIMVNGANTVYIEVAGKIQRTGIRFRDNQQLLNICQRIVSQVGRRVDESSPICDARLADGSRVNAIVPPLSIDGPTLTIRKFKKDKLTLDQLVKFGAISPEGAEILQIIGRVRCNVLISGGTGSGKTTLLNCLTNYIEHDERVITCEDAAELQLQQPHVVRLETRPPNIEGEGQVTMRELVRNCLRMRPERIIVGEVRGPEAFDLLQAMNTGHDGSMGTLHANNPREALSRCESMITMGGFSLPSRTIREMICASIDVIVQAARLRDGSRRITHITEVMGMEGDTIITQDIFLYDMIGEDANGKIIGRHRSTGIGRPRFWERARYYGEEKRLAAALDAAEVAPTT
- a CDS encoding type II secretion system F family protein — protein: MNIQVLALAFLATAAVGGIAWVFLYPLLSGERKAEGRRASIARADAPAAKQSEKSQRSRREQVETSLKDLEARRQQEKSVPLNIRLSQAGLDWTPQKFWIVSAVLAGVLFAGALFVGGGLLGAAGLAFAGGLGLPRWALGFLKKRRENQFLKALPDAVDVIVRGIKAGLPLFESIKVVAADAPEPLRSEFLAIIETQAIGMPLGEACSRLYERMPLPEANFFGIVISIQQKSGGNLSEALGNLSKVLRDRKKMKEKIQAMSMEAKASAGIIGSLPPIVMFLVYLTTPHYISLLWTHPTGQLMLVGCVVWMSIGIMVMKKMINFDF
- a CDS encoding type II secretion system F family protein, with the translated sequence MVEFLVSKLHDVRFMTMLLAAIAASATVYTLVMPLFAGEGLSKRMKAVASERERIRQRERERLHKNEKVSLRQTPKQLVSKVVEDFNLTKWLAQEAARDKLIMAGYRGQAPYITFLFARMVAPIVLFVGSVIYVFVVAHMDKPMPIKIGICVGAAYLGLQAPMLFLRNAISKRQLSIKRAFPDALDLLLICIESGMSVEMAFRRVAVEIVGQSIALSEEFTLTTAELSYLQDRKVAYENLARRTGLEGVKSVCLALQQAERYGTPLGQSLRVMAQENRDMRMNEAEKKAAALPPKLTVPMILFFLPVLFVVILGPTGIKITEMQ
- a CDS encoding tetratricopeptide repeat protein yields the protein MRQRFSLARLLASTSLVAAVAMGLGGCTGMSKLSDVTGSIGGPRAEAAPTDPARAVEVYGERYRANPKDSEAALAYGQALRANGQRAQAAAVLEQATIANPGNKALLALYGRALADNGNFQQAYDVLSKAHAPDNPDWRLLSVQGTVLDQMGRHDEARSYYASALKIAPGDPGVLSNLGLSYMLSKDLPKAEEVLRQAYASPRASSRVRQNLGLVVGLQGRFAEAETIVKADLPPDQAAANVTYLKEMLSRSDGHRGAPKRTPVASLRQPD
- a CDS encoding M17 family metallopeptidase; translated protein: MPSVFETSPTAIPIIFVTKSSWDQVAETLPPAQRQFATASAFTAKPGGYLALPAPDGTIAQVLFGLEDDSTRSRDLFRPGALPGLLPPGIYRFANAAHDTRLAALAFALGCYRFARYRKADRPDVRLVPPEGVDATEIDRMADAAMLARDLINTPSNDMGPEELAAAAQDLAAEFGASFGCTIDDELEKHFPLIHAVGMASSRAPRLIDIGWGDPAHPKVTLVGKGVCFDTGGLDLKPSSGMLIMKKDMGGAANVLALARMVMDAKLKVRLRVLIPAVENAVAGNAFRPLDIFTSRKGITVEIGNTDAEGRLVLADALALADEEKPDLLIDLGTLTGAARVALGPDLPPFYTNDETLAADLSRCAVKENDPLWRMPLWAPYDKWLDSKTATITNAPSGGFAGSITCALFLQRFVEHADSWLHVDIYGWTPSAKPARPEGGECQAARAIYTLLSERYA